The following are encoded in a window of Kitasatospora sp. NBC_01250 genomic DNA:
- a CDS encoding ABC transporter ATP-binding protein, producing MTTVQKPGGTAEPGNGTSSASTEAAARRGPAGPGRMMAGGGTEKSMNFKASSRRMLGLLAPERASLIGLLVLGTLSVGCAVTGPKVLGHATDLIVAGVMGHTFRSPQMLQAAIQHGGKQADLLRSLHFTPGQGIDFDAIGTVLLWVLLIYVFSSVFGVLQGRLVARAINRSVNRLRGDVDAKLSRLPLSYFDKQPRGEVLSRVTNDIDNVGQSMQQTMSQVINSVLTIVGVLAMMFWISWLLALIALISVPLSVLVAARVGKKAQPQFVAQWKTTGKLNAHIEEMYTGHALVKVFGRQHEAAETFRQENEELFASSFRAQFISGIIQPAMMFIGNINYVLVAVVGGLRVASGALTIGDVQAFIQYSRQFSQPLAQVASMANLVQSGVASAERVFELLDAEEQSDEPQQPERPAELRGLVAFEDVAFRYTAEKPLIEDLSLKVEPGQTVAIVGPTGAGKTTLVNLLMRFYEVSGGRITLDGVDIAAMSREELRSGIGMVLQDTWLFGGSIADNIAYGSTDATREQVIEAAKAAHVDRFVRTLPEGYETVIDDEGTNVSAGEKQLITIARAFLAQPSILVLDEATSSVDTRTEVLIQRAMARLRSGRTSFVIAHRLSTIRDADVILVMENGAIVEQGTHDELIAAEGAYARLYQAQFAQAVAEMD from the coding sequence GTGACCACCGTGCAGAAGCCCGGCGGCACCGCCGAGCCGGGCAACGGGACGTCCTCGGCCTCCACGGAGGCGGCGGCCCGCCGGGGACCGGCCGGTCCGGGCCGCATGATGGCCGGTGGCGGCACCGAGAAGTCGATGAACTTCAAGGCCTCCAGCCGCCGGATGCTCGGCCTGCTCGCTCCGGAGCGGGCCTCGCTGATCGGCCTGCTGGTGCTCGGCACCCTCAGCGTGGGCTGCGCGGTGACCGGGCCCAAGGTGCTCGGCCACGCCACCGACCTGATCGTGGCCGGCGTGATGGGGCACACCTTCCGCTCGCCCCAGATGCTGCAGGCGGCCATCCAGCACGGCGGCAAGCAGGCCGACCTGCTGCGCTCGCTGCACTTCACGCCCGGCCAGGGCATCGACTTCGACGCCATCGGCACCGTGCTGCTCTGGGTGCTGCTGATCTACGTGTTCTCCTCGGTCTTCGGTGTGCTGCAGGGCCGGCTGGTGGCGCGCGCGATCAACCGCTCGGTCAACCGGCTGCGCGGCGACGTGGACGCCAAGCTCAGCCGGCTGCCGCTGAGCTACTTCGACAAGCAGCCGCGCGGCGAGGTGCTCAGCCGGGTCACCAACGACATCGACAACGTCGGCCAGTCGATGCAGCAGACCATGAGCCAGGTGATCAACTCCGTGCTCACCATCGTCGGCGTGCTGGCGATGATGTTCTGGATCTCCTGGCTGCTGGCCCTCATCGCGCTGATCTCGGTGCCGCTGTCGGTCCTGGTGGCCGCCCGGGTCGGCAAGAAGGCCCAGCCGCAGTTCGTCGCCCAGTGGAAGACCACCGGCAAGCTGAACGCGCACATCGAGGAGATGTACACCGGCCACGCGCTGGTGAAGGTCTTCGGCCGGCAGCACGAGGCCGCCGAGACCTTCCGGCAGGAGAACGAGGAGCTCTTCGCCTCCAGCTTCAGGGCGCAGTTCATCTCCGGCATCATCCAGCCCGCGATGATGTTCATCGGCAACATCAACTACGTGCTGGTGGCCGTGGTCGGCGGTCTGCGGGTGGCCAGCGGTGCGCTGACCATCGGTGACGTGCAGGCGTTCATCCAGTACTCGCGCCAGTTCAGCCAGCCGCTGGCCCAGGTGGCCAGCATGGCCAACCTGGTGCAGTCCGGCGTCGCCTCGGCCGAGCGGGTCTTCGAACTGCTCGACGCCGAGGAGCAGTCCGACGAGCCGCAGCAGCCGGAGCGGCCCGCCGAGCTGCGCGGGCTGGTCGCCTTCGAGGACGTGGCCTTCCGCTACACCGCCGAGAAGCCGCTGATCGAGGACCTCTCGCTGAAGGTGGAGCCCGGCCAGACGGTGGCCATCGTCGGTCCCACCGGGGCCGGCAAGACCACCCTGGTCAACCTGCTGATGCGGTTCTACGAGGTCAGCGGCGGACGGATCACGCTGGACGGCGTCGACATCGCGGCGATGTCGCGCGAGGAACTGCGTTCCGGGATCGGCATGGTGCTCCAGGACACCTGGCTGTTCGGCGGCTCGATCGCCGACAACATCGCCTACGGGTCCACCGACGCCACCCGCGAGCAGGTGATCGAGGCCGCGAAGGCGGCCCACGTCGACCGCTTCGTGCGCACCCTGCCCGAGGGGTACGAGACGGTCATCGACGACGAGGGCACCAACGTCAGCGCCGGCGAGAAGCAGCTCATCACGATTGCCCGGGCCTTCCTCGCCCAGCCCAGCATCCTGGTCCTGGACGAGGCCACCAGCTCGGTCGACACCCGTACCGAGGTGCTGATCCAGCGGGCCATGGCCCGGCTGCGCAGCGGGCGCACCAGCTTCGTCATCGCGCACCGGCTGTCCACCATCCGCGACGCGGACGTGATCCTGGTGATGGAGAACGGCGCGATCGTGGAGCAGGGCACCCACGACGAGCTGATCGCCGCCGAGGGGGCCTACGCCCGCCTCTACCAGGCGCAGTTCGCCCAGGCCGTCGCCGAGATGGACTGA
- a CDS encoding ABC transporter ATP-binding protein yields MLIRLLRAHLRPYTKPILLLVLLQLVSTVATLYLPTLNADIIDSGVIKGDTGYIMRIGGVMLAITLVQMIASVGAMYFGARTAMQIGRDMRASVFDQVQSFSAREVGQFGAPSLITRTTNDVQQIQMLVLTSFTLLVAAPIMCVGGIVMALNQDVPLSSLLIVVVPLLGLVIYLIVRKLRPAFRGMQVRIDAVNRILREQITGIRVIRAFVKDTHEQQRFGGANDELTDFSLRTGRLLAFMFPSVMLVVNISSIAVLWFGAHRIESGGMQIGALTAFLSYLMQILMSVMMATFMFMMVPRAEVCAERIIEVLDTDSSVVPPTAPVTELRQHGHLELRDVDFRFPGAEASVLRGIAFIARPGETTAVIGSTGSGKSTLLSLIPRLIDATDGQVLVNGVDVREIAPATMAELVGLVPQKPYLFSGTVASNLRYGKPDASDEELWHALETAQARDFVERLEGGLDAPIAQGGSNVSGGQRQRLAIARALVRKPQIYLFDDSFSALDYSTDARLRAALAQETADATVVIVAQRVSTIRDADRIVVLDEGAVVGTGTHHELMADNPTYREIVLSQLTEQEAA; encoded by the coding sequence GTGCTGATCAGACTCCTGAGGGCCCACCTGAGGCCCTACACCAAACCCATCCTGCTCCTGGTCCTGCTCCAGCTGGTATCGACCGTCGCCACCCTGTACCTGCCCACCCTGAACGCCGACATCATCGACAGCGGGGTGATCAAGGGCGACACCGGCTACATCATGCGGATCGGCGGGGTGATGCTCGCGATCACCCTGGTCCAGATGATCGCCTCGGTCGGTGCCATGTACTTCGGTGCCCGCACCGCCATGCAGATCGGCCGCGACATGCGGGCCTCGGTCTTCGACCAGGTGCAGAGCTTCTCGGCCCGCGAGGTCGGCCAGTTCGGCGCGCCCTCGCTGATCACCCGCACCACCAACGACGTCCAGCAGATCCAGATGCTGGTGCTGACCTCCTTCACGCTGCTGGTCGCCGCGCCGATCATGTGCGTGGGCGGCATCGTCATGGCGCTCAACCAGGACGTCCCGCTCTCCAGCCTGCTGATCGTCGTGGTCCCGCTGCTCGGCCTGGTGATCTATCTGATCGTGCGCAAGCTGCGCCCGGCCTTCCGCGGCATGCAGGTGCGCATCGACGCGGTCAACCGGATCCTGCGCGAGCAGATCACCGGTATCCGGGTGATCCGCGCCTTCGTCAAGGACACCCACGAGCAGCAGCGGTTCGGCGGCGCCAACGACGAGTTGACCGACTTCTCGCTGCGCACCGGCCGGCTGCTGGCCTTCATGTTCCCCTCCGTGATGCTGGTGGTGAACATCTCCAGCATCGCCGTGCTCTGGTTCGGCGCGCACCGGATCGAGAGCGGCGGCATGCAGATCGGGGCCCTGACCGCCTTCCTGTCCTACCTGATGCAGATCCTGATGAGCGTCATGATGGCCACCTTCATGTTCATGATGGTGCCGCGGGCCGAGGTCTGCGCCGAGCGCATCATCGAGGTGCTCGACACCGATTCCAGCGTGGTGCCACCGACCGCACCGGTCACCGAGCTGCGTCAGCACGGCCACCTCGAACTGCGCGACGTCGACTTCCGCTTCCCGGGCGCCGAGGCCTCGGTGCTGCGCGGGATAGCGTTCATCGCCCGTCCCGGCGAGACCACCGCCGTGATCGGCAGCACCGGCAGCGGCAAGAGCACCCTGCTCAGCCTGATCCCCCGGCTGATCGACGCCACCGACGGACAGGTGCTGGTCAACGGCGTGGACGTGCGCGAGATCGCGCCGGCCACGATGGCCGAACTGGTCGGCCTGGTACCGCAGAAGCCCTATCTGTTCAGCGGCACGGTGGCCAGCAACCTGCGCTACGGCAAGCCCGACGCCAGCGACGAGGAGCTCTGGCACGCGCTGGAGACCGCCCAGGCCCGGGACTTCGTGGAGCGCCTGGAGGGCGGCCTCGACGCCCCGATCGCCCAGGGCGGCAGCAACGTCTCCGGCGGCCAGCGCCAGCGCCTGGCGATCGCCCGGGCCCTGGTCCGCAAGCCCCAGATCTACCTGTTCGACGACTCCTTCTCGGCGCTCGACTACAGCACCGACGCCAGGCTGCGCGCGGCACTGGCCCAGGAGACCGCCGACGCGACGGTGGTGATCGTCGCCCAGCGGGTGAGCACCATCCGCGACGCCGACCGGATCGTCGTCCTGGACGAGGGCGCGGTCGTCGGCACCGGGACGCACCACGAGCTGATGGCCGACAACCCGACATACCGGGAGATCGTGCTCTCCCAGCTCACCGAGCAGGAGGCGGCGTGA
- a CDS encoding DUF3097 domain-containing protein, whose product MRSTQYGPDLTPPWKRQQPAPEVAAERELVVEEVVTGFCGAVVRCEKTAEGPTVTLEDRFGKHRVFPLVPRGFLLDGQLVTLVRPSGPAPARGPARTASGSVAVAGVRARVARESRIYVEGRHDAELVERVWGDDLRIEGVVVEYLEGIDDLPAIVAEFSPGPQRRLGVLVDHLLPGTKEHRIASAVTGEAVLVVGHPFIDVWQAVKPASVGIPGWPDVPYGEVWKEGICRRLGWPVDSPAAWKRILASVNSYKDLEPALLGRVEQLIDFVTEPGT is encoded by the coding sequence ATGCGCAGCACTCAGTACGGTCCCGATCTCACCCCGCCCTGGAAGCGGCAGCAGCCCGCCCCCGAGGTGGCCGCCGAGCGGGAGCTGGTGGTCGAGGAGGTCGTCACCGGCTTCTGCGGCGCGGTGGTGCGCTGCGAGAAGACGGCCGAGGGCCCGACCGTGACCCTGGAAGACCGGTTCGGCAAGCACCGGGTCTTCCCGCTGGTGCCGCGCGGCTTCCTGCTGGACGGCCAGCTGGTCACCCTGGTCCGCCCGAGCGGGCCCGCGCCGGCCCGGGGGCCCGCTCGCACCGCCTCCGGCTCGGTCGCCGTCGCCGGGGTCCGGGCGCGGGTCGCCCGGGAGTCGCGGATCTACGTCGAGGGCCGGCACGACGCCGAACTGGTCGAGCGGGTCTGGGGCGACGACCTGCGGATCGAGGGCGTGGTGGTCGAGTACCTGGAGGGCATCGACGACCTGCCCGCCATCGTGGCCGAGTTCAGCCCGGGCCCGCAGCGGCGGCTCGGCGTGCTGGTGGACCACCTGCTACCCGGGACCAAGGAGCACCGGATCGCCTCGGCGGTCACCGGCGAGGCCGTCCTGGTGGTGGGCCACCCGTTCATCGACGTCTGGCAGGCCGTGAAGCCGGCCAGCGTGGGGATCCCCGGCTGGCCGGACGTGCCCTACGGGGAGGTCTGGAAGGAGGGCATCTGCCGCCGCCTGGGCTGGCCGGTGGACTCCCCGGCCGCCTGGAAGCGGATCCTGGCCTCGGTGAACTCGTACAAGGACCTGGAGCCGGCCCTGCTCGGCCGGGTCGAGCAGCTGATCGATTTCGTCACGGAGCCCGGGACCTAG
- a CDS encoding AMP-dependent synthetase/ligase — MSSAQSVIGSDKIAGRPASVAHLFLSRVEATPDDEAYRFPVPVDEHAADGAPGAEQWRSLSWAQTAVRVQHIAAGLMSLGIESEDRVAIAASTRVEWILADLGNMCAGAATTTVYPSTNADETGFILANSGSRALFAENAAQLAKAVEQREQLPALSWVILFDAPAERPEAEGLTVLTLAELEERGAAHLKEHPQAVREAVDALDPEQLATLIYTSGTTGRPKGVRLVHDCWAYEGIAQQESGLLRAEDVQFMWLPLSHVFGKTLISGQIATGHVMAVDGRVDRIIHNLPVIKPTLMASAPRIFEKVYNGIAGRARAEGGAKYKIFLWAAKVAREYARTTQDNRIATGRDSAPLALSVQHAIADKLVYAKIRTAFGGRLRGSVSGSAALAPEIGYFFMGAGVPILEGYGLSETSAGSAVNPAEDVRIGTVGLPLPGTEVRIAEDGEILLRGPGVMRGYHEDPERTAEVLEADGWFHTGDIGELGPGGYLRITDRKKDMFKTSGGKYVAPSEVEGKFKALCPFVSNILVIGNGRNFCTALIALDEPVIMQWAAEHGQKGRSYAEVVGSPEVHTLIEGFVKKLNGELQRWQTVKKFTILPRDLDVEHGELTPSLKIKRPVVERTYAEAVAQMYAGANEA, encoded by the coding sequence TTGAGTTCAGCGCAGTCCGTCATCGGCTCCGACAAGATCGCCGGGCGCCCGGCCTCAGTGGCGCATCTCTTTCTCAGTAGGGTAGAGGCCACCCCGGACGACGAGGCATACCGGTTCCCCGTTCCGGTCGACGAGCACGCGGCCGACGGTGCACCGGGCGCCGAGCAGTGGCGCTCGCTCAGCTGGGCGCAGACCGCCGTGCGGGTGCAGCACATCGCGGCCGGCCTGATGTCCCTGGGCATCGAGTCCGAGGACCGGGTCGCGATCGCCGCCTCGACCCGGGTCGAGTGGATCCTGGCCGACCTCGGCAACATGTGTGCGGGCGCCGCCACCACCACCGTCTACCCGAGCACCAACGCCGACGAGACCGGCTTCATCCTCGCCAACTCCGGCAGCCGGGCGCTCTTCGCCGAGAACGCCGCCCAGCTCGCCAAGGCGGTCGAGCAGCGGGAGCAGCTGCCCGCGCTGTCCTGGGTGATCCTCTTCGATGCCCCGGCCGAGCGGCCCGAGGCCGAGGGCCTGACAGTGCTCACCCTGGCCGAGCTGGAGGAGCGCGGCGCGGCCCACCTCAAGGAGCACCCGCAGGCGGTCCGCGAGGCGGTCGACGCGCTGGACCCCGAGCAGCTCGCCACCCTGATCTACACCTCCGGCACCACCGGGCGCCCCAAGGGCGTGCGCCTGGTGCACGACTGCTGGGCCTACGAGGGCATCGCGCAGCAGGAGAGCGGCCTGCTGCGCGCCGAGGACGTGCAGTTCATGTGGCTGCCGCTCTCGCACGTCTTCGGCAAGACCCTGATCTCGGGCCAGATCGCCACCGGCCACGTGATGGCGGTGGACGGCCGGGTCGACCGGATCATCCACAACCTCCCGGTCATCAAGCCGACCCTGATGGCCTCCGCGCCGCGGATCTTCGAGAAGGTCTACAACGGCATCGCGGGCCGGGCCAGAGCAGAGGGCGGGGCCAAGTACAAGATCTTCCTCTGGGCGGCCAAGGTGGCCCGCGAGTACGCCCGCACCACCCAGGACAACCGGATCGCCACCGGCCGCGACAGCGCTCCGCTGGCGCTGTCGGTGCAGCACGCGATCGCCGACAAACTGGTCTACGCCAAGATCCGCACGGCCTTCGGCGGCCGGCTGCGCGGCTCGGTCTCCGGCAGCGCCGCGCTGGCCCCCGAGATCGGCTACTTCTTCATGGGTGCCGGCGTGCCGATCCTGGAGGGCTACGGGCTCAGCGAGACCAGCGCCGGCTCGGCGGTCAACCCCGCCGAGGACGTCCGGATCGGCACCGTGGGCCTGCCGCTGCCCGGCACCGAGGTCCGGATCGCCGAGGACGGCGAGATCCTGCTGCGCGGCCCCGGCGTGATGCGTGGCTACCACGAGGACCCCGAGCGGACCGCCGAGGTGCTGGAGGCGGACGGCTGGTTCCACACCGGCGACATCGGCGAGCTGGGCCCCGGCGGGTACCTGCGGATCACCGACCGCAAGAAGGACATGTTCAAGACCTCCGGCGGCAAGTACGTCGCGCCCAGCGAGGTCGAGGGCAAGTTCAAGGCGCTCTGCCCCTTCGTCAGCAACATCCTGGTGATCGGCAACGGCCGCAACTTCTGCACCGCGCTGATCGCACTGGACGAGCCGGTGATCATGCAGTGGGCCGCCGAGCACGGCCAGAAGGGCCGCAGCTACGCCGAGGTGGTCGGCTCGCCCGAGGTGCACACGCTGATCGAGGGCTTCGTGAAGAAGCTCAACGGTGAGCTGCAGCGCTGGCAGACGGTCAAGAAGTTCACCATCCTGCCGCGCGACCTGGACGTCGAGCACGGCGAGCTGACCCCGAGCCTGAAGATCAAGCGCCCGGTGGTCGAGCGGACCTACGCCGAGGCCGTCGCGCAGATGTACGCGGGCGCCAACGAGGCCTGA
- the htpX gene encoding zinc metalloprotease HtpX: MSASGPHTRFAPDRGLTGRMVTTMFLIGLLYVGFTGVLIVLLRGAWPLIVLLMGGLFVAQFWFSDKITERAMGAHAVTPEQYPQLHGTIDRLCALADMPKPRVAVADNDMPNAFATGRNPENAVVCVTTGLLRRLEPEELEGVLAHELSHVAHRDVAVMTVAGFLGVLAGAITRIALYSGMMSGGNRNNNNNDSAAIAMILIPLVSMVVYAISFLLTRLLSRYRELAADRAAAQLTGRPSALASALTKVTGQIAAIPTKDLRQAQPYNAFYFAPALSAKETASQLLSTHPSLEQRLEQLGKISAELGR, translated from the coding sequence ATGTCGGCGTCCGGCCCCCACACCCGCTTCGCTCCCGATCGTGGACTGACCGGGCGGATGGTCACCACGATGTTCCTGATCGGGCTGCTGTACGTCGGCTTCACGGGTGTGCTGATCGTCCTGCTGCGGGGCGCCTGGCCACTGATCGTCCTGCTCATGGGCGGTCTCTTCGTCGCGCAGTTCTGGTTCAGCGACAAGATCACCGAACGGGCGATGGGCGCCCACGCGGTCACCCCGGAGCAGTACCCGCAGCTGCACGGCACCATTGACCGGCTCTGCGCGCTGGCCGACATGCCCAAGCCGCGCGTCGCGGTGGCCGACAACGACATGCCCAACGCCTTCGCCACCGGGCGCAACCCGGAGAACGCCGTGGTCTGCGTCACCACCGGGCTGCTGCGCCGGCTGGAGCCGGAGGAGTTGGAGGGCGTGCTGGCGCACGAGCTCTCGCACGTGGCGCACCGGGACGTCGCGGTGATGACGGTGGCCGGCTTCCTCGGCGTGCTGGCCGGCGCGATCACCCGGATCGCGCTCTACAGCGGCATGATGAGCGGCGGCAACCGGAACAACAACAACAATGACAGCGCCGCGATCGCGATGATCCTCATCCCGCTGGTCAGCATGGTCGTCTACGCGATCAGCTTCCTGCTCACCCGGCTGCTCTCGCGCTACCGCGAGCTGGCCGCCGACCGGGCCGCCGCCCAGCTCACCGGCCGGCCCAGCGCGCTCGCCTCGGCGCTGACCAAGGTGACCGGGCAGATCGCCGCGATCCCGACCAAGGACCTGCGCCAGGCCCAGCCGTACAACGCGTTCTACTTCGCGCCCGCGCTGAGCGCCAAGGAGACCGCCTCGCAGCTGCTCTCCACCCACCCCAGCCTGGAGCAGCGCCTCGAGCAGCTGGGCAAGATCTCCGCCGAACTGGGACGCTGA
- the hemW gene encoding radical SAM family heme chaperone HemW, producing the protein MPSALPDGEPVPSDGSLPAHALTGLGERPFGFYLHVPYCATRCGYCDFNTYTATELHAQAGRGPVATQETYAQNLIGEIRLARKVLGPVDLPVRTVFLGGGTPTLLPARDLVAMLGAIREEFGLAADAEVTTEANPESVDPAYLTELREGGFNRISFGMQSARPHVLKVLDRHHTPGRPEACVAEARAAGFEHVNLDLIYGTPGESDEDWRASLAAAIGAGPDHVSAYSLIVEEGTRLAGRIKRGELPMVDDDVHADRYLIAEQALAEAGYAWYEVSNWATTEAGRCRHNELYWTGGDWWGAGPGAHSHVGGVRWWNAKHPAAYAQALAEGRTPAQGREVLPAEDQRVERILLELRLVDGCPLDLLTATGLRAAEQALADGLLAAEPFAAGRAALTLRGRLLADAVVRDLVD; encoded by the coding sequence ATGCCCTCCGCACTCCCCGACGGCGAACCCGTGCCGTCCGATGGTTCGCTGCCCGCCCACGCCCTGACAGGGCTGGGCGAACGGCCCTTCGGCTTCTACCTGCACGTGCCGTACTGCGCCACCCGCTGCGGCTACTGCGACTTCAACACCTACACCGCCACCGAGCTGCACGCGCAGGCCGGACGTGGCCCCGTCGCCACGCAGGAGACCTACGCGCAGAACCTGATCGGCGAGATCCGGCTGGCCCGCAAGGTGCTGGGCCCGGTCGACCTGCCGGTGCGCACCGTCTTCCTCGGCGGCGGCACGCCGACCCTGCTGCCGGCCCGTGACCTGGTGGCGATGCTGGGCGCGATCCGGGAGGAGTTCGGGCTCGCCGCGGACGCCGAGGTGACCACCGAGGCCAACCCCGAGTCGGTCGACCCGGCCTACCTGACCGAGCTGCGCGAGGGCGGCTTCAACCGCATCTCCTTCGGGATGCAGAGCGCCCGGCCGCACGTGCTCAAGGTGCTGGACCGCCACCACACGCCCGGCCGTCCGGAGGCCTGCGTCGCCGAGGCCCGCGCGGCCGGCTTCGAGCACGTCAACCTGGACCTCATCTACGGCACGCCGGGGGAGTCCGACGAGGACTGGCGGGCCTCGCTGGCCGCCGCGATCGGGGCCGGACCCGATCACGTCTCCGCCTACTCGCTGATCGTCGAGGAAGGCACCAGGCTGGCCGGCCGGATCAAGCGCGGCGAACTGCCGATGGTCGACGACGACGTGCACGCCGACCGCTACCTGATCGCCGAGCAGGCGCTCGCCGAGGCGGGCTACGCCTGGTACGAGGTCTCCAACTGGGCCACCACCGAGGCCGGCCGCTGCCGGCATAACGAGCTCTACTGGACCGGCGGCGACTGGTGGGGCGCCGGCCCCGGCGCGCACAGCCACGTGGGCGGCGTGCGCTGGTGGAACGCCAAGCACCCGGCCGCCTACGCCCAGGCGCTCGCCGAGGGCCGCACGCCGGCCCAGGGGCGCGAGGTGCTGCCGGCCGAGGACCAGCGGGTCGAGCGGATCCTGCTGGAGCTGCGCCTGGTCGACGGCTGCCCGCTCGACCTGCTCACCGCCACCGGGCTGCGCGCGGCCGAGCAGGCACTGGCGGACGGCCTGCTGGCCGCCGAGCCGTTCGCCGCCGGACGGGCCGCGCTGACCCTGCGCGGGCGACTGCTGGCCGACGCGGTGGTGCGCGACCTGGTGGACTGA
- the pspAB gene encoding PspA-associated protein PspAB produces the protein MGFLDSLLGRTKPVKPDLDQLFGVPSAALTLEAAAGFTPTGLGSVCFAAVEGGAFGEVERQVRALLDADTPNGGTPVEASRDEYGYSWLLARHTPEELPELVNDLHAVNSELEANGFGPQLLCSLVGFRNEAGQSLALVYLYKRGSFYPFAPMPGGGERRNSPLELQVKAMLGNDLRLENDLSRWFPVWGAPGL, from the coding sequence GTGGGATTCCTGGACTCGCTGCTCGGCCGGACCAAGCCGGTCAAGCCGGACCTCGACCAGCTCTTCGGTGTGCCCTCGGCCGCCCTGACCCTGGAGGCCGCCGCCGGCTTCACGCCCACCGGCCTCGGCTCGGTCTGCTTCGCCGCGGTCGAGGGCGGCGCGTTCGGCGAGGTGGAGCGCCAGGTGCGGGCCCTGCTGGACGCCGACACGCCGAACGGCGGCACCCCGGTCGAGGCCAGCCGCGACGAGTACGGCTACTCCTGGCTGCTGGCCCGGCACACCCCCGAGGAGCTGCCGGAGCTGGTCAACGACCTGCACGCGGTCAACAGCGAGCTGGAGGCCAACGGCTTCGGCCCGCAGCTGCTCTGCTCACTGGTCGGCTTCCGCAACGAGGCGGGGCAGTCGCTCGCGCTGGTCTACCTCTACAAGCGCGGCTCCTTCTACCCCTTCGCCCCGATGCCCGGCGGCGGCGAGCGGCGCAACAGCCCGCTGGAGCTCCAGGTGAAGGCGATGCTCGGCAACGACCTGCGGCTGGAGAACGACCTGAGCCGCTGGTTCCCGGTCTGGGGCGCGCCCGGCCTGTGA
- the hrcA gene encoding heat-inducible transcriptional repressor HrcA, which translates to MFDEPDSDPRPSGREPAATEATRVQRTAAGPRAAAKSAPPRAAGRASGAAAARPGGEPGGLEVRQLDERKLSVLRAIVQDYVGTEEPVGSKALVERHNLGVSPATVRNDMATLEEDGYIQQPHTSAGRIPTDKGYRLFVDRLAEVKPMSAPERRAIRHFLDGAVDLDDVVARTVRLLAQLTRQVAVVQYPSLTRSTVRHIELVALAPAKVMLVLITNTGRVEQRMVDCPGPVRESTLADLRARLNARAGGRRFPDVPSLVEDLPAAFEPADRPIVSTVLSTLFESLVEQNEERIMLAGTANLTRFGHDFPLTIQPVLEALEEHMVLLRLLGETNEAGMTVRIGRENEYEGLNSTSVVSVGYGSGDESVAKLGVIGPTRMDYPGTMGAVRAVARYVGQILAES; encoded by the coding sequence ATGTTCGACGAACCCGATTCCGATCCGCGTCCGAGCGGCCGCGAGCCGGCGGCCACCGAGGCCACGAGAGTGCAGCGCACCGCCGCCGGCCCTCGGGCAGCGGCCAAGTCCGCGCCGCCGCGTGCCGCGGGGCGCGCCTCCGGCGCCGCCGCCGCGCGCCCCGGCGGCGAGCCGGGCGGCCTGGAGGTCCGCCAGCTCGACGAGCGCAAGCTCTCCGTGCTGCGTGCCATCGTGCAGGACTACGTCGGCACCGAGGAGCCGGTGGGTTCCAAGGCGCTGGTCGAGCGGCACAACCTCGGCGTCTCGCCGGCCACCGTGCGCAACGACATGGCCACCCTCGAAGAGGACGGCTACATCCAGCAGCCGCACACCAGCGCCGGCCGGATCCCGACCGACAAGGGCTACCGGCTCTTCGTCGACCGGCTGGCCGAGGTCAAGCCGATGAGCGCCCCCGAGCGGCGCGCGATCCGGCACTTCCTGGACGGTGCGGTCGACCTGGACGACGTGGTCGCCCGGACCGTGCGGCTGCTGGCCCAGCTGACCCGGCAGGTCGCGGTGGTCCAGTACCCCTCGCTGACCCGCTCCACGGTCCGGCACATCGAGCTGGTCGCGCTGGCGCCCGCCAAGGTGATGCTGGTGCTGATCACCAACACCGGCCGGGTCGAGCAGCGGATGGTCGACTGCCCGGGCCCGGTGCGCGAGAGCACCCTGGCCGACCTGCGCGCCCGGCTCAACGCCCGGGCCGGCGGCCGGCGCTTCCCCGACGTCCCGTCCCTGGTGGAGGACCTGCCCGCGGCCTTCGAGCCGGCCGATCGGCCGATCGTCTCCACCGTGCTCTCCACGCTCTTCGAGTCCCTGGTGGAGCAGAACGAGGAGCGGATCATGCTGGCCGGCACGGCCAACCTGACCCGCTTCGGCCATGACTTCCCGCTCACCATCCAGCCGGTGCTGGAGGCGCTGGAGGAGCACATGGTCCTGCTGCGCCTGCTCGGTGAGACCAACGAGGCCGGGATGACCGTGCGGATCGGCCGGGAGAACGAGTACGAGGGCCTGAACTCCACCTCGGTCGTCTCGGTCGGCTACGGCTCGGGTGACGAGAGCGTCGCCAAGCTCGGCGTGATCGGGCCCACCCGAATGGATTACCCCGGCACCATGGGGGCGGTGCGGGCGGTCGCCCGGTATGTGGGGCAGATCCTGGCAGAGTCCTAA